The Manis javanica isolate MJ-LG chromosome 4, MJ_LKY, whole genome shotgun sequence genome contains a region encoding:
- the SLC38A10 gene encoding solute carrier family 38 member 10 isoform X3: MTAAAASNWGLITNIVNSIVGVSVLTMPFCFKQCGIILGALLLVFCSWMTHQSCMFLVKSASLSKRRTYAGLALHAYGKAGKMLVETSMIGLMLGTCIAFYVVIGDLGSNFFARLFGFQVTGTFRVLLLFTVSLCIVLPLSLQRNMMASIQSFSAMALIFYTVFMFVIVLSSLKHGLFGGQWLQRVRYVRWEGVFRCIPIFGMSFACQSQVLPTYDSLDEPSVKTMSSIFASSLNVVTTFYVLVGFFGYVSFTEAIVGNVLMHFPSSLVTEMIRVGFMMSVAVGFPMMILPCRQALNTLLFEQQQKDGTFAAGGYMPPLRFKVLTLSVVFGTMVGGIMIPNVETVLGLTGATMGSLICFICPALIHKKIHKNALSSQVVLWVGLGILVVSTHTTLSVNEEIPVDLAKEVPGGQLGEADSAVKAEAARLPGQNPIVDVAEDGRDKPKLPNEKDEMEQAQIKGPVNVPQREAAKEKQEEAQEEAQLDRPGQGIAVPMGEAHRHEPPIPHDKVVVDEGQDREGLEENEHLSKHENEKSPEGKEQMVPPLPDSERERRGQDQALGAEAGLPEDPQKVPEENGQPAIEPVKEDLGPGNRGLHPGPQAALPERQDTLAVGAGERGAGALPLGPAGGAVEKLEERGGKAPLPVRPFAGAGQAEPREQRHVEAQGGGHPGSRLEEAGRVEMLDHAVLLQVIKEQQAQQKRLLDQQEKLLAVIEEQHKEIHQQRQDGEEVDVQPEPGVAAPQGKEQEAQDRGTVGRPPPRPLEPVLRAPGRAPALPQGHGQHSMEDAEVTAGRAPASPPSGADVKPRAALTEPREGQKGAVTKMASFGVQERVPVPDPAGAPGGPEELIAGEFPGQSQDAVDGGSRARKKSGKEAVAVGAGVQEADVLGVGAEIGDPHVKPQQGSQDLAPAGLASRSGGAAPQAQAVLHQPEPQTISARGLGGQQRGQPAVRRQALGRGHGPTPGEDVALQEPEHRQDSDLGPKLPVSGGQKPDYAKPNRDLKVQADSDLRRRRRDVAPGAEEAAPKDRVIISFNRLPDMQVSDLRSALESQLHQAAGGALRMVPGREIKQLPRALEEP; encoded by the exons CATGATTGGGCTGATGCTAGGGACCTGCATCGCCTTCTACGTTGTCATCGGTGATTTGGGGTCCAATTTCTTTGCTCGGCTATTTGGTTTCCAG GTGACTGGCACCTTCCGTGTGCTTCTGCTCTTCACGGTGTCCCTGTGCATCGTGCTCCCACTCAGCCTGCAGAGGAACATGATGGCCTCCATCCAGTCCTTCAGCGCCATGGCCCTCATCTTCTACACTGTGTTCATGTTTGTG ATCGTGCTCTCCTCCCTCAAGCATGGCCTCTTTGGTGGGCAGTGGCTGCAAAGGGTCCGCTATGTCCGCTGGGAGGGTGTCTTCCGCTGCATCCCCATCTTCGGCATGTCCTTTGCCTGCCAGTC CCAGGTCCTGCCCACCTATGACAGCCTGGATGAGCCATCGGTGAAAACCATGAGCTCCATTTTTGCCTCCTCCCTCAACGTGGTCACCACCTTCTACGTCCTG GTGGGGTTCTTTGGCTACGTGAGCTTCACGGAGGCCATTGTGGGCAATGTGCTGATGCACTTCCCCTCCAGCCTGGTGACCGAGATGATCCGCGTGGGCTTCATGATGTCGGTGGCCGTGGGCTTCCCCATGATGATCCTGCCCTGCCGGCAGGCCTTGAACACACTGCTTTTCGAACAGCAG CAGAAAGATGGGACCTTTGCGGCTGGAGGCTACATGCCCCCTCTGCGGTTCAAAGTGCTCACCCTCTCGGTTGTGTTTGGAACAATGGTCGGAGGAATCATGATCCCAAACG TGGAGACGGTCCTGGGCCTCACGGGCGCCACAATGGGGAGCCTCATCTGCTTCATCTGCCCGGCGCTGATTCACAAAAAGATACACAAGAATGCGCTCTCCTCCCAG GTGGTGCTCTGGGTCGGCCTGGGCATCCTGGTGGTCAGCACACATACTACCCTGTCTGTGAATGAGGAGATCCCAGTGGACTTGGCAAAGGAAGTTCCGGGTGGCCAGCTTGGAGAAGCCGACAGTGCAGTGAAGGCAGAGGCAGCCCGGCTGCCAG GCCAGAATCCAATTGTGGACGTGGCAGAGGATGGCCGAGATAAGCCGAAACTGCCAAATGAGAAAGATGAGATGGAGCAGGCCCAGATCAAGGGCCCCGTGAACGTGCCCCAGAGGGAAGCCGCCAAGGAGAAGCAGGAGGAGGCGCAGGAGGAGGCGCAGCTGGACCGCCCTGGCCAAG GCATTGCCGTACCCATGGGTGAGGCCCACCGCCATGAACCCCCTATCCCTCATGACAAGGTGGTAGTGGACGAAGGTCAAGACCGAGAAGGACTGGAGGAGAATGAACATCTGTCCAAACATGAGAATGAAAAGTCTCCAGAAGGCAAGGAGCAGATGGTGCCACCTCTGCCAGATTCAGAAAGAGAGAGACGTGGACAGGACCAGGCCTTGGGGGCTGAGGCTGGTCTTCCTGAAGATCCGCAGAAGGTTCCAGAAGAAAATGGTCAGCCAGCCATAGAGCCTGTGAAGGAGGACCTGGGGCCAGGCAACAGGGGTCTGCATCCAGGGCCCCAGGCAGCGCTCCCTGAGAGGCAGGACACCCTGGCAGTGGGTGCAGGGGAGAGAGGAGCTGGGGCCCTGCCGCTGGGCCCTGCCGGCGGAGCCGTGGAGAAGCTGGAGGAGAGGG GTGGGAAGGCCCCCCTCCCAGTGAGGCCGTTcgctggggctgggcaggcggaGCCCCGAGAGCAGAGGCATGTGGAGGCACAGGGCGGGGGCCACCCTGGCAGCAGGCTGGAAG AAGCCGGCCGGGTGGAGATGCTGGACCACGCCGTCCTGCTGCAGGTGATCAAGGAGCAGCAGGCGCAGCAGAAGCGGCTGCTGGACCAGCAGGAGAAGCTGCTGGCGGTGATCGAAGAGCAGCACAAGGAGATCCACCAGCAGAGGCAGGACGGCGAGGAGG TGGACGTGCAGCCTGAGCCCGGGGTGGCCGCACCCCAAGGGAAGGAGCAGGAAGCCCAGGACAGAGGGACGGTGGGGCGTCCTCCCCCGCGGCCTTTGGAACCTGTACTCAGAGCTCCTGGGcgagccccagctctgccccagggGCATGGCCAGCACTCCATGGAGGATGCCGAGGTGACCGCAGGCAGAGCCCCTGCCAGTCCGCCCAGTGGTGCAGACGTGAAGCCCCGGGCAGCTCTGACTGAGCCGAGGGAAGGCCAGAAGGGCGCTGTGACCAAGATGGCCAGCTTTGGGGTGCAGGAACGGGTCCCTGTGCCAGACCCTGCTGGGGCACCTGGGGGCCCAGAGGAGCTCATTGCTGGGGAGTTCCCTGGGCAGAGTCAGGATGCTGTGGACGGGGGCTCCCGTGCAAGGAAGAAATCTGGGAAGGAGGCAGTGGCTGTGGGTGCCGGTGTGCAGGAGGCAGACGTGCTGGGGGTGGGAGCAGAGATAGGGGACCCTCACGTGAAACCCCAGCAAGGGAGCCAAGACCTGGCTCCTGCAGGCCTCGCCAGCAGGTCGGGGGGAGCAGCGCCTCAGGCCCAGGCTGTGTTACATCAGCCGGAACCCCAGACCATCTCTGCCAGGGGTCTGGGTGGGCAGCAGCGTGGGCAGCCAGCGGTGAGGAGGCAGGCCCTTGGCAGAGGCCACGGGCCCACTCCTGGGGAGGATGTCGCCCTCCAGGAGCCTGAGCACAGGCAGGACTCTGATCTCGGGCCCAAACTGCCTGTCTCGGGGGGTCAGAAGCCAGACTACGCCAAACCCAACCGAGACCTGAAAGTCCAGGCCGACTCTGACCTTCGGAGGAGACGGCGGGATGTAGCCCCTGGTGCAGAGGAGGCGGCCCCGAAGGACAGGGTCATCATCAGCTTTAACCGCCTGCCTGACATGCAGGTCAGCGATCTCCGTAGTGCCCTGGAGAGCCAGCTCCACCAGGCTGCAGGGGGCGCTTTGCGGATGGTCCCTGGCCGCGAGATCAAACAGTTGCCCAGGGCCCTGGAAGAGCCCTGA
- the SLC38A10 gene encoding solute carrier family 38 member 10 isoform X2 — protein MTAAAASNWGLITNIVNSIVGVSVLTMPFCFKQCGIILGALLLVFCSWMTHQSCMFLVKSASLSKRRTYAGLALHAYGKAGKMLVETSMIGLMLGTCIAFYVVIGDLGSNFFARLFGFQVTGTFRVLLLFTVSLCIVLPLSLQRNMMASIQSFSAMALIFYTVFMFVIVLSSLKHGLFGGQWLQRVRYVRWEGVFRCIPIFGMSFACQSQVLPTYDSLDEPSVKTMSSIFASSLNVVTTFYVLVGFFGYVSFTEAIVGNVLMHFPSSLVTEMIRVGFMMSVAVGFPMMILPCRQALNTLLFEQQQKDGTFAAGGYMPPLRFKVLTLSVVFGTMVGGIMIPNVETVLGLTGATMGSLICFICPALIHKKIHKNALSSQVVLWVGLGILVVSTHTTLSVNEEIPVDLAKEVPGGQLGEADSAVKAEAARLPGQNPIVDVAEDGRDKPKLPNEKDEMEQAQIKGPVNVPQREAAKEKQEEAQEEAQLDRPGQGIAVPMGEAHRHEPPIPHDKVVVDEGQDREGLEENEHLSKHENEKSPEGKEQMVPPLPDSERERRGQDQALGAEAGLPEDPQKVPEENGQPAIEPVKEDLGPGNRGLHPGPQAALPERQDTLAVGAGERGAGALPLGPAGGAVEKLEERGGKAPLPVRPFAGAGQAEPREQRHVEAQGGGHPGSRLEAEIKKIVAAGRVEMLDHAVLLQVIKEQQAQQKRLLDQQEKLLAVIEEQHKEIHQQRQDGEEVDVQPEPGVAAPQGKEQEAQDRGTVGRPPPRPLEPVLRAPGRAPALPQGHGQHSMEDAEVTAGRAPASPPSGADVKPRAALTEPREGQKGAVTKMASFGVQERVPVPDPAGAPGGPEELIAGEFPGQSQDAVDGGSRARKKSGKEAVAVGAGVQEADVLGVGAEIGDPHVKPQQGSQDLAPAGLASRSGGAAPQAQAVLHQPEPQTISARGLGGQQRGQPAVRRQALGRGHGPTPGEDVALQEPEHRQDSDLGPKLPVSGGQKPDYAKPNRDLKVQADSDLRRRRRDVAPGAEEAAPKDRVIISFNRLPDMQVSDLRSALESQLHQAAGGALRMVPGREIKQLPRALEEP, from the exons CATGATTGGGCTGATGCTAGGGACCTGCATCGCCTTCTACGTTGTCATCGGTGATTTGGGGTCCAATTTCTTTGCTCGGCTATTTGGTTTCCAG GTGACTGGCACCTTCCGTGTGCTTCTGCTCTTCACGGTGTCCCTGTGCATCGTGCTCCCACTCAGCCTGCAGAGGAACATGATGGCCTCCATCCAGTCCTTCAGCGCCATGGCCCTCATCTTCTACACTGTGTTCATGTTTGTG ATCGTGCTCTCCTCCCTCAAGCATGGCCTCTTTGGTGGGCAGTGGCTGCAAAGGGTCCGCTATGTCCGCTGGGAGGGTGTCTTCCGCTGCATCCCCATCTTCGGCATGTCCTTTGCCTGCCAGTC CCAGGTCCTGCCCACCTATGACAGCCTGGATGAGCCATCGGTGAAAACCATGAGCTCCATTTTTGCCTCCTCCCTCAACGTGGTCACCACCTTCTACGTCCTG GTGGGGTTCTTTGGCTACGTGAGCTTCACGGAGGCCATTGTGGGCAATGTGCTGATGCACTTCCCCTCCAGCCTGGTGACCGAGATGATCCGCGTGGGCTTCATGATGTCGGTGGCCGTGGGCTTCCCCATGATGATCCTGCCCTGCCGGCAGGCCTTGAACACACTGCTTTTCGAACAGCAG CAGAAAGATGGGACCTTTGCGGCTGGAGGCTACATGCCCCCTCTGCGGTTCAAAGTGCTCACCCTCTCGGTTGTGTTTGGAACAATGGTCGGAGGAATCATGATCCCAAACG TGGAGACGGTCCTGGGCCTCACGGGCGCCACAATGGGGAGCCTCATCTGCTTCATCTGCCCGGCGCTGATTCACAAAAAGATACACAAGAATGCGCTCTCCTCCCAG GTGGTGCTCTGGGTCGGCCTGGGCATCCTGGTGGTCAGCACACATACTACCCTGTCTGTGAATGAGGAGATCCCAGTGGACTTGGCAAAGGAAGTTCCGGGTGGCCAGCTTGGAGAAGCCGACAGTGCAGTGAAGGCAGAGGCAGCCCGGCTGCCAG GCCAGAATCCAATTGTGGACGTGGCAGAGGATGGCCGAGATAAGCCGAAACTGCCAAATGAGAAAGATGAGATGGAGCAGGCCCAGATCAAGGGCCCCGTGAACGTGCCCCAGAGGGAAGCCGCCAAGGAGAAGCAGGAGGAGGCGCAGGAGGAGGCGCAGCTGGACCGCCCTGGCCAAG GCATTGCCGTACCCATGGGTGAGGCCCACCGCCATGAACCCCCTATCCCTCATGACAAGGTGGTAGTGGACGAAGGTCAAGACCGAGAAGGACTGGAGGAGAATGAACATCTGTCCAAACATGAGAATGAAAAGTCTCCAGAAGGCAAGGAGCAGATGGTGCCACCTCTGCCAGATTCAGAAAGAGAGAGACGTGGACAGGACCAGGCCTTGGGGGCTGAGGCTGGTCTTCCTGAAGATCCGCAGAAGGTTCCAGAAGAAAATGGTCAGCCAGCCATAGAGCCTGTGAAGGAGGACCTGGGGCCAGGCAACAGGGGTCTGCATCCAGGGCCCCAGGCAGCGCTCCCTGAGAGGCAGGACACCCTGGCAGTGGGTGCAGGGGAGAGAGGAGCTGGGGCCCTGCCGCTGGGCCCTGCCGGCGGAGCCGTGGAGAAGCTGGAGGAGAGGG GTGGGAAGGCCCCCCTCCCAGTGAGGCCGTTcgctggggctgggcaggcggaGCCCCGAGAGCAGAGGCATGTGGAGGCACAGGGCGGGGGCCACCCTGGCAGCAGGCTGGAAG CTGAAATCAAAAAGATAGTAGCAG CCGGCCGGGTGGAGATGCTGGACCACGCCGTCCTGCTGCAGGTGATCAAGGAGCAGCAGGCGCAGCAGAAGCGGCTGCTGGACCAGCAGGAGAAGCTGCTGGCGGTGATCGAAGAGCAGCACAAGGAGATCCACCAGCAGAGGCAGGACGGCGAGGAGG TGGACGTGCAGCCTGAGCCCGGGGTGGCCGCACCCCAAGGGAAGGAGCAGGAAGCCCAGGACAGAGGGACGGTGGGGCGTCCTCCCCCGCGGCCTTTGGAACCTGTACTCAGAGCTCCTGGGcgagccccagctctgccccagggGCATGGCCAGCACTCCATGGAGGATGCCGAGGTGACCGCAGGCAGAGCCCCTGCCAGTCCGCCCAGTGGTGCAGACGTGAAGCCCCGGGCAGCTCTGACTGAGCCGAGGGAAGGCCAGAAGGGCGCTGTGACCAAGATGGCCAGCTTTGGGGTGCAGGAACGGGTCCCTGTGCCAGACCCTGCTGGGGCACCTGGGGGCCCAGAGGAGCTCATTGCTGGGGAGTTCCCTGGGCAGAGTCAGGATGCTGTGGACGGGGGCTCCCGTGCAAGGAAGAAATCTGGGAAGGAGGCAGTGGCTGTGGGTGCCGGTGTGCAGGAGGCAGACGTGCTGGGGGTGGGAGCAGAGATAGGGGACCCTCACGTGAAACCCCAGCAAGGGAGCCAAGACCTGGCTCCTGCAGGCCTCGCCAGCAGGTCGGGGGGAGCAGCGCCTCAGGCCCAGGCTGTGTTACATCAGCCGGAACCCCAGACCATCTCTGCCAGGGGTCTGGGTGGGCAGCAGCGTGGGCAGCCAGCGGTGAGGAGGCAGGCCCTTGGCAGAGGCCACGGGCCCACTCCTGGGGAGGATGTCGCCCTCCAGGAGCCTGAGCACAGGCAGGACTCTGATCTCGGGCCCAAACTGCCTGTCTCGGGGGGTCAGAAGCCAGACTACGCCAAACCCAACCGAGACCTGAAAGTCCAGGCCGACTCTGACCTTCGGAGGAGACGGCGGGATGTAGCCCCTGGTGCAGAGGAGGCGGCCCCGAAGGACAGGGTCATCATCAGCTTTAACCGCCTGCCTGACATGCAGGTCAGCGATCTCCGTAGTGCCCTGGAGAGCCAGCTCCACCAGGCTGCAGGGGGCGCTTTGCGGATGGTCCCTGGCCGCGAGATCAAACAGTTGCCCAGGGCCCTGGAAGAGCCCTGA
- the SLC38A10 gene encoding solute carrier family 38 member 10 isoform X5, protein MTAAAASNWGLITNIVNSIVGVSVLTMPFCFKQCGIILGALLLVFCSWMTHQSCMFLVKSASLSKRRTYAGLALHAYGKAGKMLVETSMIGLMLGTCIAFYVVIGDLGSNFFARLFGFQVTGTFRVLLLFTVSLCIVLPLSLQRNMMASIQSFSAMALIFYTVFMFVIVLSSLKHGLFGGQWLQRVRYVRWEGVFRCIPIFGMSFACQSQVLPTYDSLDEPSVKTMSSIFASSLNVVTTFYVLPGDRDDPRGLHDVGGRGLPHDDPALPAGLEHTAFRTAAERWDLCGWRLHAPSAVQSAHPLGCVWNNGRRNHDPKRGDGPGPHGRHNGEPHLLHLPGADSQKDTQECALLPGLCLVQVVLWVGLGILVVSTHTTLSVNEEIPVDLAKEVPGGQLGEADSAVKAEAARLPGQNPIVDVAEDGRDKPKLPNEKDEMEQAQIKGPVNVPQREAAKEKQEEAQEEAQLDRPGQGIAVPMGEAHRHEPPIPHDKVVVDEGQDREGLEENEHLSKHENEKSPEGKEQMVPPLPDSERERRGQDQALGAEAGLPEDPQKVPEENGQPAIEPVKEDLGPGNRGLHPGPQAALPERQDTLAVGAGERGAGALPLGPAGGAVEKLEERGGKAPLPVRPFAGAGQAEPREQRHVEAQGGGHPGSRLEAEIKKIVAEAGRVEMLDHAVLLQVIKEQQAQQKRLLDQQEKLLAVIEEQHKEIHQQRQDGEEVDVQPEPGVAAPQGKEQEAQDRGTVGRPPPRPLEPVLRAPGRAPALPQGHGQHSMEDAEVTAGRAPASPPSGADVKPRAALTEPREGQKGAVTKMASFGVQERVPVPDPAGAPGGPEELIAGEFPGQSQDAVDGGSRARKKSGKEAVAVGAGVQEADVLGVGAEIGDPHVKPQQGSQDLAPAGLASRSGGAAPQAQAVLHQPEPQTISARGLGGQQRGQPAVRRQALGRGHGPTPGEDVALQEPEHRQDSDLGPKLPVSGGQKPDYAKPNRDLKVQADSDLRRRRRDVAPGAEEAAPKDRVIISFNRLPDMQVSDLRSALESQLHQAAGGALRMVPGREIKQLPRALEEP, encoded by the exons CATGATTGGGCTGATGCTAGGGACCTGCATCGCCTTCTACGTTGTCATCGGTGATTTGGGGTCCAATTTCTTTGCTCGGCTATTTGGTTTCCAG GTGACTGGCACCTTCCGTGTGCTTCTGCTCTTCACGGTGTCCCTGTGCATCGTGCTCCCACTCAGCCTGCAGAGGAACATGATGGCCTCCATCCAGTCCTTCAGCGCCATGGCCCTCATCTTCTACACTGTGTTCATGTTTGTG ATCGTGCTCTCCTCCCTCAAGCATGGCCTCTTTGGTGGGCAGTGGCTGCAAAGGGTCCGCTATGTCCGCTGGGAGGGTGTCTTCCGCTGCATCCCCATCTTCGGCATGTCCTTTGCCTGCCAGTC CCAGGTCCTGCCCACCTATGACAGCCTGGATGAGCCATCGGTGAAAACCATGAGCTCCATTTTTGCCTCCTCCCTCAACGTGGTCACCACCTTCTACGTCCTG CCTGGTGACCGAGATGATCCGCGTGGGCTTCATGATGTCGGTGGCCGTGGGCTTCCCCATGATGATCCTGCCCTGCCGGCAGGCCTTGAACACACTGCTTTTCGAACAGCAG CAGAAAGATGGGACCTTTGCGGCTGGAGGCTACATGCCCCCTCTGCGGTTCAAAGTGCTCACCCTCTCGGTTGTGTTTGGAACAATGGTCGGAGGAATCATGATCCCAAACG TGGAGACGGTCCTGGGCCTCACGGGCGCCACAATGGGGAGCCTCATCTGCTTCATCTGCCCGGCGCTGATTCACAAAAAGATACACAAGAATGCGCTCTCCTCCCAG GTCTTTGTCTCGTGCAGGTGGTGCTCTGGGTCGGCCTGGGCATCCTGGTGGTCAGCACACATACTACCCTGTCTGTGAATGAGGAGATCCCAGTGGACTTGGCAAAGGAAGTTCCGGGTGGCCAGCTTGGAGAAGCCGACAGTGCAGTGAAGGCAGAGGCAGCCCGGCTGCCAG GCCAGAATCCAATTGTGGACGTGGCAGAGGATGGCCGAGATAAGCCGAAACTGCCAAATGAGAAAGATGAGATGGAGCAGGCCCAGATCAAGGGCCCCGTGAACGTGCCCCAGAGGGAAGCCGCCAAGGAGAAGCAGGAGGAGGCGCAGGAGGAGGCGCAGCTGGACCGCCCTGGCCAAG GCATTGCCGTACCCATGGGTGAGGCCCACCGCCATGAACCCCCTATCCCTCATGACAAGGTGGTAGTGGACGAAGGTCAAGACCGAGAAGGACTGGAGGAGAATGAACATCTGTCCAAACATGAGAATGAAAAGTCTCCAGAAGGCAAGGAGCAGATGGTGCCACCTCTGCCAGATTCAGAAAGAGAGAGACGTGGACAGGACCAGGCCTTGGGGGCTGAGGCTGGTCTTCCTGAAGATCCGCAGAAGGTTCCAGAAGAAAATGGTCAGCCAGCCATAGAGCCTGTGAAGGAGGACCTGGGGCCAGGCAACAGGGGTCTGCATCCAGGGCCCCAGGCAGCGCTCCCTGAGAGGCAGGACACCCTGGCAGTGGGTGCAGGGGAGAGAGGAGCTGGGGCCCTGCCGCTGGGCCCTGCCGGCGGAGCCGTGGAGAAGCTGGAGGAGAGGG GTGGGAAGGCCCCCCTCCCAGTGAGGCCGTTcgctggggctgggcaggcggaGCCCCGAGAGCAGAGGCATGTGGAGGCACAGGGCGGGGGCCACCCTGGCAGCAGGCTGGAAG CTGAAATCAAAAAGATAGTAGCAG AAGCCGGCCGGGTGGAGATGCTGGACCACGCCGTCCTGCTGCAGGTGATCAAGGAGCAGCAGGCGCAGCAGAAGCGGCTGCTGGACCAGCAGGAGAAGCTGCTGGCGGTGATCGAAGAGCAGCACAAGGAGATCCACCAGCAGAGGCAGGACGGCGAGGAGG TGGACGTGCAGCCTGAGCCCGGGGTGGCCGCACCCCAAGGGAAGGAGCAGGAAGCCCAGGACAGAGGGACGGTGGGGCGTCCTCCCCCGCGGCCTTTGGAACCTGTACTCAGAGCTCCTGGGcgagccccagctctgccccagggGCATGGCCAGCACTCCATGGAGGATGCCGAGGTGACCGCAGGCAGAGCCCCTGCCAGTCCGCCCAGTGGTGCAGACGTGAAGCCCCGGGCAGCTCTGACTGAGCCGAGGGAAGGCCAGAAGGGCGCTGTGACCAAGATGGCCAGCTTTGGGGTGCAGGAACGGGTCCCTGTGCCAGACCCTGCTGGGGCACCTGGGGGCCCAGAGGAGCTCATTGCTGGGGAGTTCCCTGGGCAGAGTCAGGATGCTGTGGACGGGGGCTCCCGTGCAAGGAAGAAATCTGGGAAGGAGGCAGTGGCTGTGGGTGCCGGTGTGCAGGAGGCAGACGTGCTGGGGGTGGGAGCAGAGATAGGGGACCCTCACGTGAAACCCCAGCAAGGGAGCCAAGACCTGGCTCCTGCAGGCCTCGCCAGCAGGTCGGGGGGAGCAGCGCCTCAGGCCCAGGCTGTGTTACATCAGCCGGAACCCCAGACCATCTCTGCCAGGGGTCTGGGTGGGCAGCAGCGTGGGCAGCCAGCGGTGAGGAGGCAGGCCCTTGGCAGAGGCCACGGGCCCACTCCTGGGGAGGATGTCGCCCTCCAGGAGCCTGAGCACAGGCAGGACTCTGATCTCGGGCCCAAACTGCCTGTCTCGGGGGGTCAGAAGCCAGACTACGCCAAACCCAACCGAGACCTGAAAGTCCAGGCCGACTCTGACCTTCGGAGGAGACGGCGGGATGTAGCCCCTGGTGCAGAGGAGGCGGCCCCGAAGGACAGGGTCATCATCAGCTTTAACCGCCTGCCTGACATGCAGGTCAGCGATCTCCGTAGTGCCCTGGAGAGCCAGCTCCACCAGGCTGCAGGGGGCGCTTTGCGGATGGTCCCTGGCCGCGAGATCAAACAGTTGCCCAGGGCCCTGGAAGAGCCCTGA